In Nomia melanderi isolate GNS246 chromosome 4, iyNomMela1, whole genome shotgun sequence, the following are encoded in one genomic region:
- the LOC116434817 gene encoding uncharacterized protein LOC116434817: MTMVCSSCVIAHLIKFIVTIGCMKAVDNLHDRASIWSLRAFQILLSHSIIGILRFGAPCITSATALIKYLRIFYDWYSKIVDVAPLALFTAGILSGYGINETVWLIVLSVGVLPIFFQLQPKRKERQIRRHQLLLNIASTLQLLMIALVGLRYSNYNVISLVASFIFERFFIDEFCYYYDIPSTDLTQYSLCFIEIFMVLTLNEV; the protein is encoded by the exons ATGACCATGGTTTGTTCAAGTTGCGTTATAGCacatctaataaaatttatCGTGACAATTGGTTGTATGAAAGCTGTCGACAACCTACATGATAGAGCAAGCATCTGGTCACTTCGTGCCTTCCAAATTCTACTCTCCCACTCCATCATAGGAATTCTTAGGTTTG GAGCTCCATGTATTACATCAGCAACCGCTTTAATAAAGTACCTAAGGATTTTCTATGACTGGTACTCCAAGATTGTTGATGTTGCACCTTTGGCATTGTTTACTGCTGGTATCCTATCTGGATATGGGATTAACGAAACTGTTTGGCTCATAGTACTTTCCGTCGGCGTTTTGCCAATATTTTTCCAGCTGCAGCCAAAACGAAAAGAGAGACAGATAAGAAGACATCAGTTGTTACTAAACATTGCTTCTACATTGCAGTTGTTAATGATTGCATTGGTGGGCTTacgatatagtaattataatgttatcAGTCTGGTTGCTTCCTTCATTTTCGAACGATTTTTCATCGATGAATTTTGCTACTATTACGATATTCCAAGTACGGACCTGACCCAATATTCTCTTTGcttcatagaaatttttatgGTGTTAACTTTAAACGAAgtgtga
- the Eaf gene encoding ELL-associated factor, with translation MKSVTSVPETNFQGIGRDMAERLGLGPEIRELKLGQSFTNNRSTAFHTLKYDFKPASVDVSKVARVDVGANNTMTVTVPHLDGAGIPHTVFKGSQRPYHKECVLIIDRVTGEITLEKLTANILVKKTRTEPKLQSHLGIPGGNNSSRPITPVEAKRSPTHGRATGRTKVTSGKKREPSVQLHPKQFSPLRVSPYHGKSPPSTSTNSSPVQLSAAPPLASLPMIGSEIDDCPLMAPGSFPPMNSSAPPRPSPAVNTQPTTKPPVHVDSDEGALSDSTTSSSSSDSSDSDSETENVPVIPGTNGHTNSTASSPTRLMSDNLLNDDLQLSESESDSD, from the exons ATGAAATCAGTCACCTCTGTCCCCGAAACAAACTTTCAAGGCATCGGGCGTGACATGGCAGAGCGTCTGGGTTTAGGTCCCGAGATTCGGGAACTTAAACTTGGACAAAGCTTTACCAACAACAGATCTACAGCCTTTCACACCTTAAAAT ATGATTTCAAGCCTGCTAGTGTTGATGTTTCTAAAGTAGCGAGGGTTGATGTTGGAGCTAACAACACGATGACAGTTACTGTGCCACATTTAGATGGTGCCGGAATACCTCACACAGTGTTTAAAGGTTCTCAGAGACCTTATCACAAAGAATGTGTTCTTATAATAGATAGAGTTACAGGAGAGATTACTTTGGAGAAATTGACAGCGAACATACTAGTTAAGAAAACTAG AACAGAACCAAAGTTGCAGTCACATTTAGGAATTCCTGGAGGAAATAATAGCAGTAGACCGATAACTCCAGTTGAAGCTAAGAGGAGTCCCACGCATGGCAGGGCAACTGGGAGAACAAAAGTTACAAGTGGAAAGAAAAGAGAACCGAGCGTTCAGTTACATCCAAAGCAGTTCAGTCCTCTTAGAGTTTCTCCGTATCATGGCAAGAGCCCACCATCCACTTCAACTAAtag TTCACCAGTGCAACTATCTGCCGCACCACCTTTGGCTAGTTTGCCAATGATTGGTTCCGAGATCGATGACTGTCCTTTGATGGCACCTGGATCATTCCCCCCAATGAATTCTTCTGCACCTCCAAGACCCTCTCCTGCTGTGAATACTCAACCAACCACAAAACCTCCTGTACACGTAGACAGTGATGAAGGAGCTCTAAGTGATTCTACTACAAGTAGCTCAAGTTCAGATAGTTCGGATAGTGATTCTGAAACTGAAAATGTTCCCGTGATACCAGGAACTAATG GACATACGAATAGTACAGCTTCCTCTCCTACACGACTGATGTCAGATAATCTTTTAAACGACGATTTGCAGCTATCGGAATCAGAATCTGACAGCGATTAA
- the Chpf gene encoding chondroitin polymerizing factor isoform X3, protein MPHSNYPDDLDEYEPKININSKPQQAQKVPKTLIRPRYYSTELGIKEKLFIGVITSQQHLHSRDIAINKTVAHMADKIRYFISIPEGTKPNVTLPGIVGFTDTRSILKPFHTMKYIVDNYLENYDYYFLIKDISYINAKKLMQFITKISVSQKVHVGVPGDIQNYCSLDSGILLSNSVIQELKNNLDWCVKNAYSDSDDVNFGRCIVHSSSTPCSNHTQGQQYQFTKLKPTFLFEKHFKELARNEEFLNSFVIYPIYDHLLIYKFNTYFAAMKSIEIQRQISDIRKSIKTTAYLGPPQEHNISWPVGNQPGNKASGRFDILRWTYFNETHTFFSTDFLTVQELKVDAKFDIDRIINVTASNIISSSQQKLKFKKLLNGYQKFDASRGMDYILDLAFTDTVTGKEIRKRIEVCKPLGKVEILPVPYVTENTRVNVVLIVDSSKKQAALNFLEQYAIDCMEKKYKTFLMMALLYNFGSTSKGKGDVFHDIKQYALTLADKYKKNLSKITWLSIRLPSNVTSIELDPMLNIAVTDLCIRKFSPESLILFVETGIQLRLDYLNRIRMNTISQYQIFSPIPFVEFHPDIAHINDAKHVDTDINRNHGRYDNYNYNNIAFYVKDYNTMRRAVETSIPITHFDRDILPLLKLSQDLPVTSLFEMFVSFSNVHILRAIEPTLKVKYKDTECSSAYNNNVYKLCNRSSNFHLGRRSQLARLVLDYQIYKNNLLK, encoded by the exons ATGCCTCATTCAAACTACCCAGATGATTTAGATGAATACGAACCAAAGATAAATATCAATAGCAAACCGCAACAAGCACAAAAAGTACCAAAAACGCTAATACGCCCGAGATATTATTCCACTGAACTTggaatcaaagaaaaattattcatagGCGTGATCACAAGCCAACAACATTTGCATAGTAGAGACATAGCAATTAATAAGACAGTGGCTCATATGGCGGATAAAAtacgctattttatttcaataccagAAGGAACTAAACCGAATGTTACACTTCCTGGTATAGTTGGATTCACAGATACCAGAAGCATTTTGAAACCATTCCACACTATGAAATATATAGTTGATAATTACTTAGAAAATTATGATTACTATTTCTTGATTAAAGATATAAGCTACATCAATGCTAAAAAATTGATGCAATTTATTACCAAGATTAGCGTAAGTCAGAAAGTTCATGTGGGTGTTCCTGGAGATATTCAGAATTATTGTTCTTTag ATTCAGGGATCCTTTTGAGCAATTCGGTAATACAAGAATTGAAGAACAATTTAGACTGGTGTGTAAAGAATGCTTATTCCGATTCGGACGACGTTAATTTTGGTCGATGTATCGTTCATTCGTCATCAACGCCTTGTTCCAATCATACACAAGGGCAACAGTACCAATTCACCAAGTTGAAACCCACGTTCTTATTTGAGAAACATTTTAAGGAATTAGCTAGAAACGAAGAGTTTCTAAATTCGTTCGTGATATACCCGATATACGATCACCTCCTTATTTACAAATTCAACACTTATTTTGCAGCA ATGAAGTCTATTGAAATTCAAAGACAAATATCCGACATCAGGAAATCAATTAAAACAACGGCGTACTTAGGTCCACCCCAAGAACACAATATTTCCTGGCCGGTTGGTAATCAACCAGGAAACAAAGCATCCGGACGTTTCGATATCTTACGGTggacatattttaatgaaacccaTACATTTTTCAGTACCGACTTCTTAACTGTACAGGAACTAAAGGTTGATGCAAAGTTCGACATTGATCGAATAATTAATGTAACAGCCTCTAACATCATTAGTAGCTCTcagcaaaaattaaaattcaaaaaattactaAACGGGTACCAAAAATTTGATGCATCGCGTGGAATGGATTATATATTAGACTTAGCGTTTACCGACACTGTCACTGGCAAAGAAATAAGGAAAAGAATCGAAGTGTGCAAGCCTCTTGGTAAAGTTGAAATTCTACCTGTTCCATACGTAACAGAAAATACAAGGGTAAACGTAGTATTGATTGTCGATTCATCAAAGAAGCAGGCTGCATTGAACTTTTTGGAACAGTATGCCATAGATTGCATggagaagaaatataaaactttccTAATGATG GctcttttatacaattttggtTCCACTTCGAAAGGTAAAGGGGACGTGTTTCACGACATTAAACAGTACGCGTTAACATTAGCTGACAAGTATAAAAAAAATCTTTCGAAGATCACTTGGCTTTCTATCCGTTTACCAAGTAATGTAACGTCCATCGAATTAGATCCGATGTTAAATATCGCTGTCACAGATCTGTGCATTCGTAAATTTTCACCAGAAAGTTTAATACTATTTGTTGAGACGGGAATACAATTACGATTGGATTATTTGAATAGA ATTCGTATGAATACCATCAGTCAGTATCAGATATTCAGCCCAATTCCATTTGTGGAATTTCACCCTGACATAGCTCACATAAACGATGCAAAACATGTTGACACAGACATCAATCGTAATCACGGGAGATACgataactataattataataatattgcttTTTACGTCAAAGATTACAATACAA TGCGAAGAGCGGTCGAGACTAGCATTCCAATAACACACTTCGATAGGGACATTCTGCCACTCTTAAAACTATCACAGGATCTACCTGTCACGTCTCTCtttgaaatgtttgtttcttttagtAATGTACATATATTACGGGCAATAGAACCAACgctaaaagtaaaatataaagataCCGAATGCAGTAGCGCCTACAACAACAACGTGTATAAGCTTTGCAACCGATCAAGCAATTTCCATTTGGGTCGGCGTAGCCAGCTCGCTAGACTGGTATTAGATTACCAAATTtacaaaaacaatttattaaaatga
- the Chpf gene encoding chondroitin polymerizing factor isoform X2 codes for MTDHQMPHSNYPDDLDEYEPKININSKPQQAQKVPKTLIRPRYYSTELGIKEKLFIGVITSQQHLHSRDIAINKTVAHMADKIRYFISIPEGTKPNVTLPGIVGFTDTRSILKPFHTMKYIVDNYLENYDYYFLIKDISYINAKKLMQFITKISVSQKVHVGVPGDIQNYCSLDSGILLSNSVIQELKNNLDWCVKNAYSDSDDVNFGRCIVHSSSTPCSNHTQGQQYQFTKLKPTFLFEKHFKELARNEEFLNSFVIYPIYDHLLIYKFNTYFAAMKSIEIQRQISDIRKSIKTTAYLGPPQEHNISWPVGNQPGNKASGRFDILRWTYFNETHTFFSTDFLTVQELKVDAKFDIDRIINVTASNIISSSQQKLKFKKLLNGYQKFDASRGMDYILDLAFTDTVTGKEIRKRIEVCKPLGKVEILPVPYVTENTRVNVVLIVDSSKKQAALNFLEQYAIDCMEKKYKTFLMMALLYNFGSTSKGKGDVFHDIKQYALTLADKYKKNLSKITWLSIRLPSNVTSIELDPMLNIAVTDLCIRKFSPESLILFVETGIQLRLDYLNRIRMNTISQYQIFSPIPFVEFHPDIAHINDAKHVDTDINRNHGRYDNYNYNNIAFYVKDYNTMRRAVETSIPITHFDRDILPLLKLSQDLPVTSLFEMFVSFSNVHILRAIEPTLKVKYKDTECSSAYNNNVYKLCNRSSNFHLGRRSQLARLVLDYQIYKNNLLK; via the exons ATGACTG ATCACCAAATGCCTCATTCAAACTACCCAGATGATTTAGATGAATACGAACCAAAGATAAATATCAATAGCAAACCGCAACAAGCACAAAAAGTACCAAAAACGCTAATACGCCCGAGATATTATTCCACTGAACTTggaatcaaagaaaaattattcatagGCGTGATCACAAGCCAACAACATTTGCATAGTAGAGACATAGCAATTAATAAGACAGTGGCTCATATGGCGGATAAAAtacgctattttatttcaataccagAAGGAACTAAACCGAATGTTACACTTCCTGGTATAGTTGGATTCACAGATACCAGAAGCATTTTGAAACCATTCCACACTATGAAATATATAGTTGATAATTACTTAGAAAATTATGATTACTATTTCTTGATTAAAGATATAAGCTACATCAATGCTAAAAAATTGATGCAATTTATTACCAAGATTAGCGTAAGTCAGAAAGTTCATGTGGGTGTTCCTGGAGATATTCAGAATTATTGTTCTTTag ATTCAGGGATCCTTTTGAGCAATTCGGTAATACAAGAATTGAAGAACAATTTAGACTGGTGTGTAAAGAATGCTTATTCCGATTCGGACGACGTTAATTTTGGTCGATGTATCGTTCATTCGTCATCAACGCCTTGTTCCAATCATACACAAGGGCAACAGTACCAATTCACCAAGTTGAAACCCACGTTCTTATTTGAGAAACATTTTAAGGAATTAGCTAGAAACGAAGAGTTTCTAAATTCGTTCGTGATATACCCGATATACGATCACCTCCTTATTTACAAATTCAACACTTATTTTGCAGCA ATGAAGTCTATTGAAATTCAAAGACAAATATCCGACATCAGGAAATCAATTAAAACAACGGCGTACTTAGGTCCACCCCAAGAACACAATATTTCCTGGCCGGTTGGTAATCAACCAGGAAACAAAGCATCCGGACGTTTCGATATCTTACGGTggacatattttaatgaaacccaTACATTTTTCAGTACCGACTTCTTAACTGTACAGGAACTAAAGGTTGATGCAAAGTTCGACATTGATCGAATAATTAATGTAACAGCCTCTAACATCATTAGTAGCTCTcagcaaaaattaaaattcaaaaaattactaAACGGGTACCAAAAATTTGATGCATCGCGTGGAATGGATTATATATTAGACTTAGCGTTTACCGACACTGTCACTGGCAAAGAAATAAGGAAAAGAATCGAAGTGTGCAAGCCTCTTGGTAAAGTTGAAATTCTACCTGTTCCATACGTAACAGAAAATACAAGGGTAAACGTAGTATTGATTGTCGATTCATCAAAGAAGCAGGCTGCATTGAACTTTTTGGAACAGTATGCCATAGATTGCATggagaagaaatataaaactttccTAATGATG GctcttttatacaattttggtTCCACTTCGAAAGGTAAAGGGGACGTGTTTCACGACATTAAACAGTACGCGTTAACATTAGCTGACAAGTATAAAAAAAATCTTTCGAAGATCACTTGGCTTTCTATCCGTTTACCAAGTAATGTAACGTCCATCGAATTAGATCCGATGTTAAATATCGCTGTCACAGATCTGTGCATTCGTAAATTTTCACCAGAAAGTTTAATACTATTTGTTGAGACGGGAATACAATTACGATTGGATTATTTGAATAGA ATTCGTATGAATACCATCAGTCAGTATCAGATATTCAGCCCAATTCCATTTGTGGAATTTCACCCTGACATAGCTCACATAAACGATGCAAAACATGTTGACACAGACATCAATCGTAATCACGGGAGATACgataactataattataataatattgcttTTTACGTCAAAGATTACAATACAA TGCGAAGAGCGGTCGAGACTAGCATTCCAATAACACACTTCGATAGGGACATTCTGCCACTCTTAAAACTATCACAGGATCTACCTGTCACGTCTCTCtttgaaatgtttgtttcttttagtAATGTACATATATTACGGGCAATAGAACCAACgctaaaagtaaaatataaagataCCGAATGCAGTAGCGCCTACAACAACAACGTGTATAAGCTTTGCAACCGATCAAGCAATTTCCATTTGGGTCGGCGTAGCCAGCTCGCTAGACTGGTATTAGATTACCAAATTtacaaaaacaatttattaaaatga
- the Chpf gene encoding chondroitin polymerizing factor isoform X1 — translation MNPVFKIFLSYCWGNMYLIIGLSMGLSLSMMSISINMNEYDINIDHQMPHSNYPDDLDEYEPKININSKPQQAQKVPKTLIRPRYYSTELGIKEKLFIGVITSQQHLHSRDIAINKTVAHMADKIRYFISIPEGTKPNVTLPGIVGFTDTRSILKPFHTMKYIVDNYLENYDYYFLIKDISYINAKKLMQFITKISVSQKVHVGVPGDIQNYCSLDSGILLSNSVIQELKNNLDWCVKNAYSDSDDVNFGRCIVHSSSTPCSNHTQGQQYQFTKLKPTFLFEKHFKELARNEEFLNSFVIYPIYDHLLIYKFNTYFAAMKSIEIQRQISDIRKSIKTTAYLGPPQEHNISWPVGNQPGNKASGRFDILRWTYFNETHTFFSTDFLTVQELKVDAKFDIDRIINVTASNIISSSQQKLKFKKLLNGYQKFDASRGMDYILDLAFTDTVTGKEIRKRIEVCKPLGKVEILPVPYVTENTRVNVVLIVDSSKKQAALNFLEQYAIDCMEKKYKTFLMMALLYNFGSTSKGKGDVFHDIKQYALTLADKYKKNLSKITWLSIRLPSNVTSIELDPMLNIAVTDLCIRKFSPESLILFVETGIQLRLDYLNRIRMNTISQYQIFSPIPFVEFHPDIAHINDAKHVDTDINRNHGRYDNYNYNNIAFYVKDYNTMRRAVETSIPITHFDRDILPLLKLSQDLPVTSLFEMFVSFSNVHILRAIEPTLKVKYKDTECSSAYNNNVYKLCNRSSNFHLGRRSQLARLVLDYQIYKNNLLK, via the exons ATGAATCCagtgttcaaaatatttttatcctaTTGTTGgggaaatatgtatttaataattggaCTAAGTATGGGCTTAAGCCTCAGTATGATGTCAATATCTATCAATATGAATGAGTATGATATCAATATAGATCACCAAATGCCTCATTCAAACTACCCAGATGATTTAGATGAATACGAACCAAAGATAAATATCAATAGCAAACCGCAACAAGCACAAAAAGTACCAAAAACGCTAATACGCCCGAGATATTATTCCACTGAACTTggaatcaaagaaaaattattcatagGCGTGATCACAAGCCAACAACATTTGCATAGTAGAGACATAGCAATTAATAAGACAGTGGCTCATATGGCGGATAAAAtacgctattttatttcaataccagAAGGAACTAAACCGAATGTTACACTTCCTGGTATAGTTGGATTCACAGATACCAGAAGCATTTTGAAACCATTCCACACTATGAAATATATAGTTGATAATTACTTAGAAAATTATGATTACTATTTCTTGATTAAAGATATAAGCTACATCAATGCTAAAAAATTGATGCAATTTATTACCAAGATTAGCGTAAGTCAGAAAGTTCATGTGGGTGTTCCTGGAGATATTCAGAATTATTGTTCTTTag ATTCAGGGATCCTTTTGAGCAATTCGGTAATACAAGAATTGAAGAACAATTTAGACTGGTGTGTAAAGAATGCTTATTCCGATTCGGACGACGTTAATTTTGGTCGATGTATCGTTCATTCGTCATCAACGCCTTGTTCCAATCATACACAAGGGCAACAGTACCAATTCACCAAGTTGAAACCCACGTTCTTATTTGAGAAACATTTTAAGGAATTAGCTAGAAACGAAGAGTTTCTAAATTCGTTCGTGATATACCCGATATACGATCACCTCCTTATTTACAAATTCAACACTTATTTTGCAGCA ATGAAGTCTATTGAAATTCAAAGACAAATATCCGACATCAGGAAATCAATTAAAACAACGGCGTACTTAGGTCCACCCCAAGAACACAATATTTCCTGGCCGGTTGGTAATCAACCAGGAAACAAAGCATCCGGACGTTTCGATATCTTACGGTggacatattttaatgaaacccaTACATTTTTCAGTACCGACTTCTTAACTGTACAGGAACTAAAGGTTGATGCAAAGTTCGACATTGATCGAATAATTAATGTAACAGCCTCTAACATCATTAGTAGCTCTcagcaaaaattaaaattcaaaaaattactaAACGGGTACCAAAAATTTGATGCATCGCGTGGAATGGATTATATATTAGACTTAGCGTTTACCGACACTGTCACTGGCAAAGAAATAAGGAAAAGAATCGAAGTGTGCAAGCCTCTTGGTAAAGTTGAAATTCTACCTGTTCCATACGTAACAGAAAATACAAGGGTAAACGTAGTATTGATTGTCGATTCATCAAAGAAGCAGGCTGCATTGAACTTTTTGGAACAGTATGCCATAGATTGCATggagaagaaatataaaactttccTAATGATG GctcttttatacaattttggtTCCACTTCGAAAGGTAAAGGGGACGTGTTTCACGACATTAAACAGTACGCGTTAACATTAGCTGACAAGTATAAAAAAAATCTTTCGAAGATCACTTGGCTTTCTATCCGTTTACCAAGTAATGTAACGTCCATCGAATTAGATCCGATGTTAAATATCGCTGTCACAGATCTGTGCATTCGTAAATTTTCACCAGAAAGTTTAATACTATTTGTTGAGACGGGAATACAATTACGATTGGATTATTTGAATAGA ATTCGTATGAATACCATCAGTCAGTATCAGATATTCAGCCCAATTCCATTTGTGGAATTTCACCCTGACATAGCTCACATAAACGATGCAAAACATGTTGACACAGACATCAATCGTAATCACGGGAGATACgataactataattataataatattgcttTTTACGTCAAAGATTACAATACAA TGCGAAGAGCGGTCGAGACTAGCATTCCAATAACACACTTCGATAGGGACATTCTGCCACTCTTAAAACTATCACAGGATCTACCTGTCACGTCTCTCtttgaaatgtttgtttcttttagtAATGTACATATATTACGGGCAATAGAACCAACgctaaaagtaaaatataaagataCCGAATGCAGTAGCGCCTACAACAACAACGTGTATAAGCTTTGCAACCGATCAAGCAATTTCCATTTGGGTCGGCGTAGCCAGCTCGCTAGACTGGTATTAGATTACCAAATTtacaaaaacaatttattaaaatga
- the ECSIT gene encoding evolutionarily conserved signaling intermediate in Toll pathway, mitochondrial yields the protein MEFLIKRIPNVLLTTGIPKNSKFLRFAFVNYFHNGRVLYDKDDTKLPMHLFTGNEKKKSAYLDVIHRYTNEPALRKKQVEFILYAMKFMDEYGVNKDIEVYKALLNVFPKGEYVTTSRYQILHYPKQQDTALRLLSKMEENRVMPDYEMQELIINIFGIRSWPARKYAALAYWMAKFHQLNPWPIPDPPPTDHKVLGQYALKKMASMDVLSKITEYKTTDVPGATEDTWILSTMSRTQEELLAVQPTDQSLFVEGPFNIWIGNSYLHYFVLKGDPIKREIIYDSADDVSNLQIPFWEKLHNKIPVTDHEQDDGVYYAMCITGTSSKDSLLSWIRCLQIKNPVLHKIPITFKIKSETSTEHPQIEAESDEIKALNA from the exons ATGGAATTTCTGATCAAAAGGATTCCGAATGTATTACTTACGACTGGGATACCTAAGAATTCAAAATTTCTACGATTTGCATTTGTGAATTACTTTCATAATGGTCGTGTTCTATATGACAAAGATGACACCAAACTTCCTATGCACCTGTTTACTgggaatgaaaagaagaaaagtgcATATTTAGATGTAATACATAGGTATACGAATGAACCCGCTTTGAGAAAAAAACAAGTAGAATTCATTTTATACGCTATGAAATTTATGGATGAGTATGGTGTAAATAAAGATATTGAAGTGTACAAAGCGCTATTGAATGTATTTCCCAAAGGTGAATATGTAACAACAAGCAGATATCAAATTCTGCATTATCCAAAACAACAAGACACAGCTTTAAGGTTATTATCAAAAATGGAAGAGAATAGAGTAATGCCCGATTATGAGATGCAAGAATTGATCATAAACATCTTTGGCATAAGAAGTTGGCCTGCAAGAAAGTATGCAGCATTAGCATATTGGATGGCAAAATTTCATCAATTAAATCCTTGGCCAATTCCAGATCCTCCACCTACCGATCATAAAGTGCTTGGACAGTATGCTTTGAAAAAAATGGCTAGTATGGATGTGTTAAGCAAAATTACAGAGTACAAAACAACAGATGTACCTGGGGCTACTGAGGATACATGGATTTTATCTACAATGAGTAGAACACAAGAGGAACTTCTTGCTGTACAACCTACCGATCAGTCTTTATTTGTTGAAGGACCTTTTAACATTTGGATTGGAAATTCCTATTTACATTACTTTGTATTGAAGGGAGATCCAATTAAACGGGAAATTATATATGATTCTGCGGATG ATGTATCTAACTTGCAAATTCCCTTTTGGGAGAAACTGCATAATAAAATTCCTGTTACTGATCATGAACAAGACGATGGTGTATATTATGCAATGTGTATTACAGGCACATCCTCTAAAGATTCTTTATTATCATGGATAAGatgtttgcaaataaaaaatcCAGTCCTACACAAGATAccaataacatttaaaataaaatcagaaaCAAGTACAGAACATCCACAAATAGAAGCAGAAAGTGATGAAATAAAAGCActaaatgcataa